The following are encoded in a window of Mycobacterium sp. ELW1 genomic DNA:
- a CDS encoding PTS glucose transporter subunit IIA, producing MSTTSVHAPVSGRAVALADVPDPVFAQGMVGYGAAVDPPREVIDAVAPVSGRVLKLMPHAYIIMTSENVGVLVHLGLDTVALKGAGFSAHVNEGDTVTAGQTMITYDVPSVVAAGLNPIVPVVVMDEREPGNVAVGDEVATGTEIAAASTLFTANK from the coding sequence ATGAGCACAACGTCCGTTCACGCGCCGGTCTCCGGGCGTGCCGTCGCGCTAGCCGACGTACCCGATCCCGTTTTCGCGCAAGGCATGGTGGGATACGGCGCCGCGGTCGATCCGCCCCGCGAGGTGATCGATGCGGTGGCACCGGTCAGCGGCCGCGTCCTCAAGCTGATGCCGCACGCCTACATCATCATGACGAGCGAGAATGTCGGAGTGCTGGTTCATCTCGGCCTCGACACTGTCGCATTGAAGGGGGCGGGATTCAGCGCCCACGTCAACGAGGGCGATACCGTGACCGCCGGCCAGACGATGATCACCTATGACGTGCCATCGGTGGTCGCGGCCGGGTTGAACCCGATCGTTCCCGTCGTGGTGATGGACGAACGCGAGCCGGGCAATGTCGCGGTGGGCGACGAGGTCGCTACGGGTACTGAAATCGCCGCAGCTTCAACACTTTTCACTGCCAACAAGTAG
- a CDS encoding TetR/AcrR family transcriptional regulator produces MDLQVQNLTAKGRATRQRIIEGAAAEIRARGVALTTLDDVMARTHTSKSQLFHYFPGGKEQLLLAVAALESQMVLDDQQPHLGALTSWAAWQRWRDSVVDRYRRQGQNCPIAVLMSEIGRTTPGAEAVTAELIVQWSGAIAAGIRSMQEQGKVSESVNAERAAAALLAGIQGGVGIMLATGDLSYLEAALDQGIGALRAP; encoded by the coding sequence ATGGACCTGCAAGTCCAAAATCTGACGGCGAAGGGCCGCGCCACCCGGCAGCGGATCATCGAGGGAGCCGCCGCCGAGATCCGTGCCCGCGGCGTCGCGCTGACCACCCTCGACGACGTCATGGCGCGCACTCACACCTCCAAAAGCCAGCTCTTCCATTACTTTCCCGGCGGCAAGGAGCAGCTGCTGCTGGCGGTCGCGGCGCTCGAGTCCCAGATGGTGCTCGACGACCAGCAGCCTCATCTCGGCGCGCTCACATCCTGGGCGGCGTGGCAGCGGTGGCGGGATTCAGTGGTCGACCGCTACCGCCGGCAGGGCCAGAACTGCCCGATCGCGGTGCTGATGTCGGAGATCGGGCGCACCACGCCGGGGGCCGAGGCTGTCACCGCCGAGCTGATCGTCCAGTGGAGCGGCGCGATCGCGGCCGGCATCCGGTCGATGCAGGAGCAGGGCAAAGTGTCCGAATCGGTGAACGCCGAGCGAGCCGCGGCAGCGTTGCTGGCCGGAATTCAGGGCGGGGTCGGCATCATGCTCGCGACCGGCGACCTGAGCTATCTGGAAGCCGCCCTGGACCAGGGCATCGGCGCGCTGCGCGCGCCATGA
- a CDS encoding DUF4262 domain-containing protein: MCWLCDHPENTVANYLDEVRAKILRRGWAVQYVESPRMPFAYTVGLSDYDVPELLMTNVSPQRAARLLSKSAELVVRGAELTAGQQFTLCGGPMLEVVEVEHPDAHMGFATALYGREIRALQLVWSDGRGRWPWAADFCDRESRQPVLGVRTRAA; the protein is encoded by the coding sequence ATGTGCTGGTTGTGCGACCACCCGGAGAACACCGTCGCCAACTATCTCGACGAAGTCCGCGCCAAAATCCTGCGGCGAGGCTGGGCAGTGCAGTACGTCGAATCGCCCCGGATGCCGTTCGCCTACACGGTCGGCTTGAGCGACTACGACGTCCCCGAGCTACTGATGACGAATGTGTCGCCGCAGCGGGCCGCCCGCCTGCTGAGCAAGTCGGCCGAGCTCGTGGTGCGCGGAGCCGAGTTGACCGCCGGCCAGCAGTTCACCCTCTGCGGAGGTCCGATGCTCGAGGTCGTCGAGGTCGAACATCCCGATGCACATATGGGTTTCGCGACAGCCCTGTACGGCAGGGAGATTCGGGCATTGCAGCTCGTCTGGTCGGATGGTCGCGGCCGGTGGCCGTGGGCCGCGGACTTCTGTGACCGCGAAAGCCGGCAACCGGTGTTGGGGGTGCGCACCCGAGCCGCGTGA
- a CDS encoding maleylpyruvate isomerase family mycothiol-dependent enzyme translates to MRSLDEIRSALEACYSAIEGLCADLSDADWKTQSLCPDWVVRDVVQHVVSIEAVMAGWVPQDDATPPPFERAAEFLAGTDDPATLAEKVTAVFAERRRELSSLTAADLDRPSWMPTGRGTYGRFLEIRVFDFWVHVRDITIPLGRSTDDGGVAAEIALGQVESSIGYIAGKKVGVPEGSSIAFRLTGPLVREINVAVDGRATQVGHLTDPTAVLTTDSTTFIMLACGRIDPQAQIDSGAVSWTGDAELGERAARNLRFTM, encoded by the coding sequence ATGAGGAGTCTTGATGAGATCCGCTCCGCGCTGGAGGCCTGTTACTCGGCGATCGAGGGTCTGTGCGCTGATCTGAGTGACGCCGACTGGAAGACACAGTCGCTGTGCCCGGACTGGGTGGTGCGCGATGTCGTTCAGCACGTCGTCAGCATCGAAGCCGTGATGGCCGGCTGGGTACCGCAGGACGACGCCACCCCGCCGCCGTTCGAGCGGGCGGCGGAGTTCCTGGCCGGGACCGACGATCCGGCCACGCTCGCTGAGAAGGTCACCGCGGTCTTCGCCGAGCGCAGGCGGGAGCTGAGTTCGCTGACGGCCGCCGATCTGGATCGGCCGTCGTGGATGCCCACCGGGCGCGGGACCTACGGCCGGTTTTTGGAGATCCGGGTGTTCGATTTCTGGGTTCACGTGCGCGACATCACGATTCCGCTGGGCCGCTCCACCGACGACGGCGGGGTGGCGGCGGAGATCGCGCTGGGGCAGGTCGAGAGCTCGATCGGGTACATCGCCGGCAAGAAGGTGGGCGTGCCTGAGGGCAGCAGCATCGCCTTCCGGCTGACCGGCCCGCTGGTGCGGGAGATCAATGTCGCGGTGGATGGTCGGGCCACGCAGGTTGGGCACCTGACTGATCCGACTGCGGTGCTGACCACTGACTCGACCACATTCATCATGCTGGCGTGCGGGCGCATCGATCCGCAGGCCCAGATCGATTCGGGTGCGGTGAGCTGGACCGGTGACGCCGAGCTTGGTGAGCGTGCCGCCCGCAATCTGCGGTTCACGATGTGA
- the nagA gene encoding N-acetylglucosamine-6-phosphate deacetylase has product MLITAATLLTGRELLRPGWIEVSGGSVLALGAGPPPRTADRELGTVVPGFVDTHVHGGGGSDFSVATTDDTTTAVELHRRYGTTTLIASLVSAGPAELLRQVEVLAGQVRDGLIAGIHLEGPWLAAERCGAHDPVVLRDPDTGEVGQLLQAGGGAIRMVTLAPERPGALAAIERIVSAGAVAAIGHTEATYEQTRTAITAGATVGTHLFNAMRPIHHREPGPVIALLEDPRVTVELIADGVHVDAALYRHVVRAAGPDRLSLVTDAMAAAGVTDGRYHIGRMDVEVADGVARLAGTSTIAGSTATMDRVFRFAVVHSGLPHDEALLLAVRQSSLNPALALGLPSPELVAGARADLVALDTELAVTDVLHGGAWVPR; this is encoded by the coding sequence GTGCTGATCACCGCTGCGACCTTGCTGACCGGCCGAGAGTTGTTGCGGCCGGGCTGGATTGAGGTATCCGGCGGGTCAGTGCTGGCGCTGGGTGCGGGTCCGCCGCCGCGGACCGCCGACCGCGAGCTGGGCACAGTGGTGCCCGGTTTCGTCGACACCCACGTGCACGGCGGCGGCGGTTCCGATTTCTCGGTGGCGACGACGGACGACACAACGACCGCTGTGGAGCTTCACCGCCGGTACGGCACCACCACCCTGATCGCGTCGCTGGTGTCGGCCGGACCGGCCGAACTGCTGCGTCAGGTCGAGGTGCTGGCCGGTCAGGTGCGCGACGGACTGATCGCCGGTATCCACCTGGAGGGGCCGTGGCTGGCGGCCGAACGGTGCGGGGCACACGATCCTGTGGTGCTTCGCGATCCGGACACCGGCGAAGTCGGCCAGCTGTTGCAGGCCGGCGGCGGAGCCATCCGAATGGTCACCCTCGCACCGGAACGTCCGGGGGCGCTGGCCGCGATCGAGCGCATCGTCAGTGCCGGCGCGGTGGCCGCGATCGGACACACCGAGGCGACCTACGAGCAGACCCGCACGGCGATCACCGCGGGCGCGACGGTGGGTACACATCTGTTCAACGCGATGCGCCCGATCCACCACCGCGAGCCTGGCCCGGTGATCGCACTTCTGGAAGACCCCCGGGTGACGGTGGAGTTGATCGCCGACGGAGTGCACGTCGACGCCGCGCTGTACCGGCATGTGGTCCGTGCGGCCGGTCCCGACCGGTTGTCGCTCGTCACCGACGCGATGGCGGCGGCCGGGGTGACCGACGGGCGATATCACATCGGCCGGATGGACGTCGAGGTGGCCGACGGCGTGGCCCGGCTGGCCGGGACGTCGACGATCGCCGGAAGCACCGCCACGATGGACCGGGTGTTCAGATTCGCCGTCGTCCACAGCGGGCTCCCCCACGACGAGGCACTGCTGCTCGCGGTCCGCCAGTCGTCGCTGAATCCGGCTCTTGCACTGGGACTTCCGTCCCCCGAACTGGTCGCGGGCGCACGCGCCGACCTGGTCGCGCTGGACACTGAGCTCGCGGTCACCGACGTCCTGCATGGCGGTGCGTGGGTTCCGCGCTGA
- a CDS encoding PTS transporter subunit EIIC translates to MSETTKDSGAQQKSGLRIPGFAQLQRLGKSLMLPIAVLPAAGILLRLGQDDLLGRIKAPVIGPFFQAMSAAGGALFNNLALLFAVGVAIGFARKADGSTALSAVVGYLVMQAVFKTMSPFVLAGQLDKAGEQAQINYSVFGGIVVGLLTAWLFDRYHTIALPPYLGFFGGRRFVPIVVSLASLVVSFAMSYFYPIFDAGLTGLGHFIGGAGALGAFVYGFANRMLIPLGLHHILNSYVWFIYGSYPSGDGHVVTGELSRFAAGDPSAGLLTSGFYPILMFGLPGAALAMIHVANAKQRKVAFGILSAAALTAFLTGVTEPLEFAFMFVAFPLYIVHAVLTGLSLAIAYLLDIHLGFSFSAGLIDLLLYGTAPAAKNIPLLIVMGLVFFAVYYLLFRFAITRWNMRTPGREPDAEFDAEERANLGEGAESATAVEAGTAVKTAPTVTDSKAEQLIAAFGGRENLRSVDACITRLRMEVVDAGKVDQNRLKSLGAAGVIEVGNSVQAVFGTQAEVLKNEINDAL, encoded by the coding sequence ATGAGTGAAACCACCAAAGACTCAGGCGCACAGCAGAAGTCGGGGCTGCGCATACCAGGCTTCGCGCAGCTGCAACGGCTCGGTAAGAGCTTGATGCTGCCGATCGCCGTGCTTCCGGCGGCAGGCATCCTGCTTCGGCTCGGCCAGGACGACCTGCTGGGCCGGATCAAGGCGCCGGTGATCGGCCCTTTCTTCCAGGCGATGAGCGCGGCCGGCGGAGCGCTGTTCAACAATCTCGCGTTGTTGTTCGCCGTCGGTGTCGCGATCGGATTCGCCCGCAAGGCCGACGGCTCGACGGCGTTGTCAGCGGTCGTCGGCTACCTGGTGATGCAGGCGGTCTTCAAAACGATGTCGCCGTTCGTGCTCGCGGGGCAACTCGACAAGGCCGGTGAACAGGCGCAGATCAACTACAGCGTGTTCGGCGGAATCGTGGTCGGGCTGCTCACCGCGTGGCTGTTCGACCGGTACCACACCATCGCGTTGCCGCCGTACCTCGGCTTCTTCGGTGGCCGGCGCTTCGTCCCGATCGTCGTGTCGCTGGCGAGCCTCGTGGTCTCCTTCGCGATGAGCTACTTCTATCCGATCTTCGACGCGGGGCTGACCGGACTGGGCCACTTCATCGGCGGTGCCGGCGCGCTCGGGGCGTTCGTCTACGGCTTCGCCAACCGCATGCTGATCCCGCTGGGGCTGCACCACATCCTGAACTCGTACGTGTGGTTCATCTACGGCAGCTATCCGAGCGGGGACGGGCATGTGGTCACCGGTGAACTCAGCCGGTTCGCCGCGGGCGACCCCAGCGCCGGGCTGCTGACGTCAGGTTTCTACCCGATCCTGATGTTCGGCCTGCCGGGAGCGGCGTTGGCGATGATCCACGTCGCGAACGCCAAACAGCGCAAGGTCGCGTTCGGCATTCTGTCCGCCGCCGCGCTGACCGCGTTCCTCACCGGTGTCACCGAGCCGCTGGAGTTCGCCTTCATGTTCGTGGCGTTCCCGCTCTACATCGTGCATGCGGTGCTGACCGGGCTGTCGCTGGCGATCGCCTACCTGCTCGACATCCACCTGGGCTTCTCGTTCTCGGCCGGCCTGATCGATCTACTGCTCTACGGCACCGCGCCGGCGGCCAAGAACATTCCGCTACTGATCGTCATGGGCCTGGTCTTCTTCGCGGTGTACTACCTGCTATTTCGTTTCGCGATCACCCGGTGGAACATGCGCACCCCCGGCCGCGAACCCGACGCCGAGTTCGACGCCGAGGAGCGGGCCAACCTGGGCGAGGGCGCCGAGTCGGCCACCGCCGTGGAGGCCGGGACCGCGGTGAAGACCGCCCCCACGGTCACCGACAGCAAGGCCGAGCAGCTGATCGCGGCCTTCGGCGGGCGAGAGAACCTGCGCAGCGTCGACGCCTGCATCACCCGACTGCGGATGGAGGTCGTGGATGCCGGCAAAGTCGACCAGAACCGGTTGAAGAGCCTCGGCGCCGCCGGTGTGATCGAGGTCGGCAACAGCGTGCAGGCCGTCTTCGGGACGCAGGCCGAGGTGCTGAAGAACGAGATCAACGACGCTCTGTGA
- a CDS encoding VOC family protein, whose amino-acid sequence MRVNRIIADLPVSDIEAAKGFYTDYLGLTTEEFNLGWVARYTSPDTGANLQLVTADATAPEMPVISVATDDVDAAYEQARARGYQIVHPLTTESWGVRRFFVRDPDGNVINVVAHRD is encoded by the coding sequence ATGCGAGTCAACCGGATCATTGCCGACCTGCCGGTCTCCGACATCGAGGCGGCCAAAGGCTTCTACACCGACTACCTCGGGCTGACCACCGAGGAGTTCAACCTCGGCTGGGTTGCCCGATACACCTCGCCCGACACGGGCGCGAATCTGCAACTGGTCACCGCCGATGCGACGGCGCCCGAGATGCCCGTCATCTCGGTGGCCACCGATGACGTCGACGCCGCCTACGAGCAGGCCCGCGCCCGCGGCTACCAGATTGTGCATCCGTTGACGACCGAGTCGTGGGGGGTGCGGCGGTTCTTCGTTCGCGATCCGGACGGCAACGTGATCAACGTTGTGGCGCATCGGGACTAG
- a CDS encoding M15 family metallopeptidase — protein sequence MRIDATSVSAVVLGAATTTALLVGAAGLPAPAPRIALADNTVSVDPPAVAAGDGSLVDGQILTPFDVQNPAVGRLDPRLLDAIQQADSAASADGITMTITSGWRSPEFQQRLLDSAVAQYGSLAAAREYVQTPEASKHVVGEAVDVGGVGADQWLMTNGARFGLCRIYANEVWHFELATDAAGVCPPLLPNAAG from the coding sequence TCAGCCGTTGTGCTGGGTGCGGCCACGACAACGGCGCTGCTGGTCGGTGCCGCCGGCCTACCGGCCCCCGCACCCCGAATTGCTCTGGCCGACAACACCGTCAGTGTCGACCCGCCGGCCGTTGCGGCTGGTGACGGCTCGCTGGTCGACGGCCAGATTCTGACACCGTTCGACGTGCAGAACCCAGCTGTCGGACGGTTGGATCCGCGACTGCTCGACGCCATTCAGCAGGCCGACTCCGCGGCGTCGGCCGACGGCATCACGATGACGATCACATCGGGGTGGCGCTCACCGGAATTCCAGCAGCGGTTGTTGGACAGCGCGGTCGCCCAGTACGGCAGCCTGGCGGCTGCCCGCGAGTACGTACAGACCCCCGAGGCGTCCAAACATGTGGTGGGTGAGGCCGTCGACGTGGGCGGTGTTGGTGCCGACCAGTGGTTGATGACCAACGGCGCCCGATTCGGTCTGTGCCGCATCTATGCCAACGAGGTGTGGCACTTCGAGCTGGCCACCGATGCTGCCGGCGTCTGTCCACCGCTGCTGCCCAACGCCGCGGGCTAA
- the nagB gene encoding glucosamine-6-phosphate deaminase translates to MEVVILPDAAQIGAVAADAVESLLGRTPTAVLGLATGSSPLAIYDELAARCDAGRISFRQARGFTLDEYVGLPADHPERYRTVIDTVFVSRVDFAPGAVAGPDGLAEDIPAACAEYEAAIAAVGGIDLQILGIGTDGHIGFNEPGSSLASRTRIKTLTRQTRIDNARFFGDDVDQVPTHCLTQGLGTIMAARHVVLVALGRSKAEAVHQLVEGPVSAMWPATILQHHPHVTVLLDGGAARRLQLADYYRETYLSKPSWQGI, encoded by the coding sequence ATGGAAGTCGTCATCCTCCCCGACGCCGCACAGATCGGCGCGGTGGCGGCCGATGCCGTCGAGTCTCTGCTCGGGCGCACGCCGACCGCGGTGCTGGGGCTGGCCACCGGCTCGTCCCCGCTGGCGATCTACGACGAGCTGGCCGCCCGGTGCGACGCGGGGCGCATCTCCTTTCGGCAAGCTCGCGGATTCACCCTCGACGAGTACGTCGGGTTGCCGGCTGATCACCCCGAGCGCTACCGCACCGTCATCGACACGGTGTTCGTCTCACGCGTCGACTTTGCACCGGGCGCGGTCGCCGGGCCCGACGGGCTGGCCGAGGACATTCCGGCGGCATGTGCCGAGTACGAGGCGGCCATCGCCGCGGTCGGCGGCATCGACCTGCAAATCCTGGGCATCGGCACCGACGGCCACATCGGCTTCAACGAGCCCGGGTCGTCGCTGGCGTCGCGCACCCGGATCAAAACACTGACGCGCCAGACCCGGATCGACAACGCCCGCTTCTTCGGCGACGACGTCGACCAAGTCCCGACGCATTGCCTCACCCAGGGGTTGGGCACGATCATGGCGGCTCGTCACGTCGTGCTGGTGGCCCTCGGCCGGAGCAAGGCCGAGGCGGTGCATCAGCTGGTGGAGGGGCCGGTGAGCGCGATGTGGCCGGCCACCATCCTGCAGCACCACCCGCACGTGACGGTCCTCCTCGACGGTGGCGCGGCGCGACGGCTGCAGTTGGCCGACTACTACCGGGAGACCTACCTGTCCAAGCCGTCATGGCAGGGCATCTGA
- a CDS encoding DsbA family protein: protein MSGRPEFVDFHFDVMCPYAYQTSLWIREVRDQTGLVVNWRFFSLEEINRKEGKKHPWERDWSYGWSMMRIGALLRRQSMADVEAWYQRAGQALHVDGHKPHDPAVARHLLAELGFDPALVDQAIADPTTGDEVLADHNRVVAADGYGVPTLFFPDGQCLFGPVLIDPPTGEAAVRLWDAVVAWTEFPHLYELQRPKTPADEQLIAATFRPYLEARDWVSINRGEVIGFGD from the coding sequence GTGAGCGGGCGGCCGGAGTTCGTCGACTTCCACTTCGACGTGATGTGCCCGTACGCCTACCAGACGTCGCTGTGGATCCGCGAGGTTCGGGACCAGACCGGGCTGGTGGTGAACTGGCGGTTCTTCAGCCTCGAGGAGATCAACCGCAAAGAGGGTAAGAAGCACCCGTGGGAACGGGACTGGTCCTACGGCTGGTCGATGATGCGCATCGGAGCCCTGTTGCGGCGGCAGTCCATGGCGGACGTGGAGGCCTGGTATCAGCGCGCCGGCCAGGCCCTGCACGTCGACGGACACAAACCGCACGATCCGGCGGTGGCCCGACACCTGTTGGCTGAGCTCGGTTTTGATCCCGCGCTGGTGGATCAGGCCATCGCCGACCCCACGACCGGCGATGAGGTGCTGGCCGACCACAACCGCGTCGTGGCAGCCGACGGCTACGGCGTGCCGACACTGTTCTTCCCCGACGGCCAGTGCTTGTTCGGCCCGGTGCTGATCGACCCGCCCACCGGCGAGGCTGCGGTGCGGCTGTGGGACGCCGTCGTCGCGTGGACGGAATTCCCGCACCTCTACGAACTCCAACGCCCCAAGACACCCGCCGATGAGCAGCTGATCGCCGCGACGTTCCGCCCATACCTGGAAGCCCGCGACTGGGTGTCGATCAACCGGGGCGAGGTGATCGGCTTCGGGGACTAG
- a CDS encoding alpha/beta hydrolase family protein, whose product MVGLAGPIAPAAAYSRSGLPVEALDVPSPAMGRTIRVQFQGGGAHAVYLLDGLRARDDENGWDINTAAFEWYYQSGLSLVMPVGGQSSFYSDWYQPAAGSNGTLTYKWETFLTQELPSWLALNKAITPINNAVVGLSMSGSAALTLAIWHPQQFIFASSLSGFLNPSLGLWPTLIGLAMKDGGGYRSTDMWGPSNDPAWQRNDPMVNVARLVANGTAVWIYCGTGAPSELDNTDDPTFGGLFTAGYLENITLNTNKEFQRKYQAAGGRNAVFNFPPSGTHSWGYWGAQLQAMKGDLQRVLGATPAG is encoded by the coding sequence ATGGTCGGCCTGGCGGGCCCGATCGCACCCGCCGCGGCCTACTCGCGCTCCGGCTTACCGGTGGAGGCCCTCGACGTGCCGTCGCCGGCGATGGGCCGCACCATCCGAGTCCAGTTTCAGGGTGGCGGCGCGCACGCGGTCTATCTGCTCGACGGCTTACGCGCCCGCGATGACGAGAACGGCTGGGACATCAACACCGCCGCATTCGAGTGGTACTACCAGTCCGGGCTGTCTCTGGTGATGCCGGTCGGTGGCCAGTCGAGCTTCTACAGCGACTGGTACCAGCCGGCGGCCGGGTCCAACGGGACGCTGACATACAAGTGGGAGACATTCCTGACCCAGGAGCTGCCGTCGTGGCTGGCGCTCAACAAAGCGATCACTCCGATCAACAATGCGGTGGTCGGGCTTTCGATGTCGGGCAGTGCGGCCCTCACACTGGCGATCTGGCATCCCCAGCAGTTCATCTTCGCGAGCTCGCTGTCCGGCTTCCTCAACCCGTCGCTGGGCCTGTGGCCCACCCTGATCGGGCTGGCGATGAAGGACGGCGGCGGGTACCGCTCCACCGACATGTGGGGGCCCTCCAACGACCCGGCCTGGCAGCGCAACGATCCGATGGTCAACGTGGCAAGGCTGGTCGCCAACGGCACCGCGGTGTGGATCTACTGCGGGACTGGCGCCCCGTCCGAACTCGACAACACCGACGACCCGACCTTCGGTGGGCTGTTCACCGCCGGGTACCTGGAAAACATCACGTTGAACACCAACAAGGAATTTCAGCGCAAGTACCAGGCCGCCGGCGGCCGCAACGCGGTCTTCAACTTCCCGCCCAGCGGCACGCACAGCTGGGGATACTGGGGCGCGCAACTGCAGGCGATGAAGGGTGACCTGCAACGGGTGCTGGGCGCGACGCCCGCCGGCTAG
- a CDS encoding DUF732 domain-containing protein — MTVRTFDRESTGGTAFALRSLAVMAGTVVAVAAWPAPAHADTAGVSSLLNSTGISQLIEQIGQQICPMLVKPGSSLVSNATTASGHGGLASQVTGFVAEQAIRSQCPAVMAELGNGNFGPLMQMLSTANQASGALNTLNAVPSVPSLPAAGVLSP; from the coding sequence ATGACCGTGCGCACTTTCGATCGTGAATCGACCGGCGGCACCGCCTTCGCACTGCGATCGCTGGCCGTGATGGCAGGAACAGTTGTCGCCGTAGCCGCCTGGCCGGCGCCCGCCCACGCGGACACGGCGGGCGTCAGTAGCCTGCTGAACTCGACAGGTATCAGTCAGCTGATCGAGCAAATCGGCCAGCAGATCTGCCCGATGCTGGTCAAGCCGGGCAGCAGCCTGGTTTCCAATGCCACCACGGCCAGCGGACACGGCGGCCTGGCCTCCCAGGTGACCGGGTTCGTGGCCGAGCAGGCCATCCGGTCCCAATGCCCGGCGGTGATGGCCGAACTCGGCAATGGGAACTTCGGGCCGCTGATGCAGATGCTCAGCACCGCCAACCAGGCGTCGGGCGCACTCAACACGCTCAATGCCGTGCCGTCAGTGCCGTCGTTGCCGGCCGCCGGCGTGCTCAGCCCGTAG